Part of the Pseudomonas chlororaphis genome, CACGTGCACCGGGCAAGTGAGCGGTGGGCGCACCCGCGGCTGGAAACGCCCGCACAGCAGGAAGTCTGCGCGCAGCACCGGCAGGGTCAGGGCCATCAACTCTTCGTTGGCCAGCACCTCCTCGCTGGTGCCGTTGAGGGTGCGCAACTGGTCGATCAGTTCGGCGTCGGTTTTCGGCTCGGCGAACCCCCGGTCGTAGTCGGCTCGCATCGTTGGCGCCGCGGTGCCCGAGGCAAACAAGGCCACCGGCTCCGGGCAACCGAGTTCGCGCAAGGCATGGGCCATCTCACAGGCCAGCAGCGCCCCCAGGCTGTGGCCGAACAAGGCATAAGGCGCCTGGAGGGTCGGGCGCAGCTCCCGCGCCAGCTGCATCGCCAACGGCCCCATCTCGGTGTGCAGCGGCTCACCGAAACGCGCCCCGCGCCC contains:
- a CDS encoding thioesterase is translated as MTQLTLLCLPYSGASAMVYSRWRRKLPQWLGVQPVELPGRGARFGEPLHTEMGPLAMQLARELRPTLQAPYALFGHSLGALLACEMAHALRELGCPEPVALFASGTAAPTMRADYDRGFAEPKTDAELIDQLRTLNGTSEEVLANEELMALTLPVLRADFLLCGRFQPRVRPPLTCPVHVLGGTTDRASTEQLIGWSRETSGSFSVDMLAGGHFFIHEHEARVLRLIKDQLSVHHRRHGLAISA